From Mus musculus strain C57BL/6J chromosome 17, GRCm38.p6 C57BL/6J, the proteins below share one genomic window:
- the Mettl4 gene encoding N(6)-adenine-specific methyltransferase METTL4 isoform 2 (isoform 2 is encoded by transcript variant 5) has translation MSVVHHLPPGWLLDHLSFINKVNYQLCQHQESFCSKNNPTSSVYMDSLQLDPGSPFGAPAMCFAPDFTTVSGNDDEGSCEVITEKYVFRSELFNVTKPYIVPAVHKERQQSNKNENLVTDYKQEVSVSVGKIRELILDGSSKLIQEGLRSGFLYPLVEKQDGSSGCITLPLDACNLSELCEMAKHLPSLNEMELQTLQLMGDDVSVIELDLSSQIIENNSSFSKMITLMGQKYLLPPQSSFLLSDISCMQPLLNCGKTFDAIVIDPPWENKSVKRSNRYSSLSPQQIKRMPIPKLAAADCLIVTWVTNRQKHLCFVKEELYPSWSVEVVAEWYWVKITNSGEFVFPLDSPHKKPYECLVLGRVKEKTPLALRNPDVRIPPVPDQKLIVSVPCVLHSHKPPLTEVLRDYIKPGGQCLELFARNLQPGWMSWGNEVLKFQHMDYFIALESGC, from the exons ATGTCTGTGGTGCATCATTTGCCTCCTGGGTGGTTACTGGatcatctttctttcattaacAAAGTAAACTATCAACTTTGCCAGCATCAAGAGTCTTTTTGTAGTAAAAACAACCCTACTTCTTCTGTCTACATGGATTCTCTTCAGCTGGATCCCGGGTCTCCTTTTGGAGCTCCTGCTATGTGCTTTGCTCCTGACTTCACTACTGTGTCGGGCAATGACGATGAAGGAAGTTGTGAAGTGATCACCGAAAAATATGTTTTCCGATCTGAGCTATTTAATGTCACCAAACCTTACATAGTTCCAGCTGTTCACAAAGAGCGCCAACAAAGTAACAAAAACGAAAATCTAGTGACTGACTATAAACAAGAGGTCTCTGTTTCTGTTGGGAAG atcagAGAGCTGATTTTGGATGGATCTTCGAAGTTAATCCAAGAAGGTCTCAGAAGTGGTTTTCTTTACCCACTTGTTGAAAAACAGGATGGAAGTAGCGGATGCATCACTTTACCACTTGATGCCTGCAATTTATCAGAGTTATGTGAGATGGCAAAACATTTGCCTTCCTTAAATGAAATGGAGCTTCAAACGCTACAGTTGATGGGAGATGATGTGTCTGTTATAGAGCTGGATTTATCCTCACAGATCATTGAAAACAACTCCAGCTTTTCCAAAATGATTACTTTAATGGGACAAAAATACCTGCTGCCACCACAAAGCAGCTTTCTTTTGTCTgacatttcttgtatgcagccaCTTCTTAACT GTGGTAAGACATTTGATGCAATTGTGATTGATCCACCATGGGAGAACAAATCGGTTAAAAGAAGTAACAG gtACAGTAGTTTATCACCACAGCAGATAAAGCGAATGCCTATCCCTAAACTGGCTGCTGCTGACTGTCTCATTGTTACTTGGGTGACCAACAGGCAGAAACATCTGTGTTTTGTGAAGGAGGAACTATATCCTTCGTGGTCTGTGGAAGTTGTTGCAGAGTGGTACTGGGTAAAA atcacAAATTCAGGAGAGTTTGTGTTCCCGTTGGATTCTCCACACAAAAAGCCTTATGAATGTCTTGTACTGGGGAGAGTTAAAGAAAAAACTCCCTTAGCATTAAG GAATCCAGATGTAAGAATACCCCCAGTTCCAGATCAGAAGTTGATTGTCAGTGTGCCCTGTGTTCTTCACTCACACAAACCGCCTCTTACCG AAGTTCTGAGAGACTACATCAAGCCAGGTGGCCAGTGCTTGGAATTGTTTGCTAGGAATTTACAGCCAGGTTGGATGAGTTGGGGCAACGAAGTCCTCAAGTTTCAGCACATGGATTATTTCATTGCTCTGGAGTCCGGATGCTGA
- the Mettl4 gene encoding N(6)-adenine-specific methyltransferase METTL4 isoform 1 (isoform 1 is encoded by transcript variant 2) codes for MSVVHHLPPGWLLDHLSFINKVNYQLCQHQESFCSKNNPTSSVYMDSLQLDPGSPFGAPAMCFAPDFTTVSGNDDEGSCEVITEKYVFRSELFNVTKPYIVPAVHKERQQSNKNENLVTDYKQEVSVSVGKKRKRCIAFNQGELDAMEYHTKIRELILDGSSKLIQEGLRSGFLYPLVEKQDGSSGCITLPLDACNLSELCEMAKHLPSLNEMELQTLQLMGDDVSVIELDLSSQIIENNSSFSKMITLMGQKYLLPPQSSFLLSDISCMQPLLNCGKTFDAIVIDPPWENKSVKRSNRYSSLSPQQIKRMPIPKLAAADCLIVTWVTNRQKHLCFVKEELYPSWSVEVVAEWYWVKITNSGEFVFPLDSPHKKPYECLVLGRVKEKTPLALRNPDVRIPPVPDQKLIVSVPCVLHSHKPPLTEVLRDYIKPGGQCLELFARNLQPGWMSWGNEVLKFQHMDYFIALESGC; via the exons ATGTCTGTGGTGCATCATTTGCCTCCTGGGTGGTTACTGGatcatctttctttcattaacAAAGTAAACTATCAACTTTGCCAGCATCAAGAGTCTTTTTGTAGTAAAAACAACCCTACTTCTTCTGTCTACATGGATTCTCTTCAGCTGGATCCCGGGTCTCCTTTTGGAGCTCCTGCTATGTGCTTTGCTCCTGACTTCACTACTGTGTCGGGCAATGACGATGAAGGAAGTTGTGAAGTGATCACCGAAAAATATGTTTTCCGATCTGAGCTATTTAATGTCACCAAACCTTACATAGTTCCAGCTGTTCACAAAGAGCGCCAACAAAGTAACAAAAACGAAAATCTAGTGACTGACTATAAACAAGAGGTCTCTGTTTCTGTTGGGAAG AAGCGTAAAAGATGCATTGCTTTCAATCAAGGTGAATTGGATGCCATGGAGTATCATACAAAG atcagAGAGCTGATTTTGGATGGATCTTCGAAGTTAATCCAAGAAGGTCTCAGAAGTGGTTTTCTTTACCCACTTGTTGAAAAACAGGATGGAAGTAGCGGATGCATCACTTTACCACTTGATGCCTGCAATTTATCAGAGTTATGTGAGATGGCAAAACATTTGCCTTCCTTAAATGAAATGGAGCTTCAAACGCTACAGTTGATGGGAGATGATGTGTCTGTTATAGAGCTGGATTTATCCTCACAGATCATTGAAAACAACTCCAGCTTTTCCAAAATGATTACTTTAATGGGACAAAAATACCTGCTGCCACCACAAAGCAGCTTTCTTTTGTCTgacatttcttgtatgcagccaCTTCTTAACT GTGGTAAGACATTTGATGCAATTGTGATTGATCCACCATGGGAGAACAAATCGGTTAAAAGAAGTAACAG gtACAGTAGTTTATCACCACAGCAGATAAAGCGAATGCCTATCCCTAAACTGGCTGCTGCTGACTGTCTCATTGTTACTTGGGTGACCAACAGGCAGAAACATCTGTGTTTTGTGAAGGAGGAACTATATCCTTCGTGGTCTGTGGAAGTTGTTGCAGAGTGGTACTGGGTAAAA atcacAAATTCAGGAGAGTTTGTGTTCCCGTTGGATTCTCCACACAAAAAGCCTTATGAATGTCTTGTACTGGGGAGAGTTAAAGAAAAAACTCCCTTAGCATTAAG GAATCCAGATGTAAGAATACCCCCAGTTCCAGATCAGAAGTTGATTGTCAGTGTGCCCTGTGTTCTTCACTCACACAAACCGCCTCTTACCG AAGTTCTGAGAGACTACATCAAGCCAGGTGGCCAGTGCTTGGAATTGTTTGCTAGGAATTTACAGCCAGGTTGGATGAGTTGGGGCAACGAAGTCCTCAAGTTTCAGCACATGGATTATTTCATTGCTCTGGAGTCCGGATGCTGA
- the Mettl4 gene encoding N(6)-adenine-specific methyltransferase METTL4 isoform X2, producing MSVVHHLPPGWLLDHLSFINKVNYQLCQHQESFCSKNNPTSSVYMDSLQLDPGSPFGAPAMCFAPDFTTVSGNDDEGSCEVITEKYVFRSELFNVTKPYIVPAVHKERQQSNKNENLVTDYKQEVSVSVGKIRELILDGSSKLIQEGLRSGFLYPLVEKQDGSSGCITLPLDACNLSELCEMAKHLPSLNEMELQTLQLMGDDVSVIELDLSSQIIENNSSFSKMITLMGQKYLLPPQSSFLLSDISCMQPLLNCGKTFDAIVIDPPWENKSVKRSNRYSSLSPQQIKRMPIPKLAAADCLIVTWVTNRQKHLCFVKEELYPSWSVEVVAEWYWVKITNSGEFVFPLDSPHKKPYECLVLGRVKEKTPLALRNPDVRIPPVPDQKLIVSVPCVLHSHKPPLTGYLNSSFATLIPRVSNNMEYCRVVRTAFIA from the exons ATGTCTGTGGTGCATCATTTGCCTCCTGGGTGGTTACTGGatcatctttctttcattaacAAAGTAAACTATCAACTTTGCCAGCATCAAGAGTCTTTTTGTAGTAAAAACAACCCTACTTCTTCTGTCTACATGGATTCTCTTCAGCTGGATCCCGGGTCTCCTTTTGGAGCTCCTGCTATGTGCTTTGCTCCTGACTTCACTACTGTGTCGGGCAATGACGATGAAGGAAGTTGTGAAGTGATCACCGAAAAATATGTTTTCCGATCTGAGCTATTTAATGTCACCAAACCTTACATAGTTCCAGCTGTTCACAAAGAGCGCCAACAAAGTAACAAAAACGAAAATCTAGTGACTGACTATAAACAAGAGGTCTCTGTTTCTGTTGGGAAG atcagAGAGCTGATTTTGGATGGATCTTCGAAGTTAATCCAAGAAGGTCTCAGAAGTGGTTTTCTTTACCCACTTGTTGAAAAACAGGATGGAAGTAGCGGATGCATCACTTTACCACTTGATGCCTGCAATTTATCAGAGTTATGTGAGATGGCAAAACATTTGCCTTCCTTAAATGAAATGGAGCTTCAAACGCTACAGTTGATGGGAGATGATGTGTCTGTTATAGAGCTGGATTTATCCTCACAGATCATTGAAAACAACTCCAGCTTTTCCAAAATGATTACTTTAATGGGACAAAAATACCTGCTGCCACCACAAAGCAGCTTTCTTTTGTCTgacatttcttgtatgcagccaCTTCTTAACT GTGGTAAGACATTTGATGCAATTGTGATTGATCCACCATGGGAGAACAAATCGGTTAAAAGAAGTAACAG gtACAGTAGTTTATCACCACAGCAGATAAAGCGAATGCCTATCCCTAAACTGGCTGCTGCTGACTGTCTCATTGTTACTTGGGTGACCAACAGGCAGAAACATCTGTGTTTTGTGAAGGAGGAACTATATCCTTCGTGGTCTGTGGAAGTTGTTGCAGAGTGGTACTGGGTAAAA atcacAAATTCAGGAGAGTTTGTGTTCCCGTTGGATTCTCCACACAAAAAGCCTTATGAATGTCTTGTACTGGGGAGAGTTAAAGAAAAAACTCCCTTAGCATTAAG GAATCCAGATGTAAGAATACCCCCAGTTCCAGATCAGAAGTTGATTGTCAGTGTGCCCTGTGTTCTTCACTCACACAAACCGCCTCTTACCG GTTATCTGAATTCTTCCTTTGCCACCCTCATTCCAAGAGTGAGTAACAATATGGAGTACTGCAGAGTGgtaaggactgctttcattgcatAG
- the Mettl4 gene encoding N(6)-adenine-specific methyltransferase METTL4 isoform X1 codes for MSVVHHLPPGWLLDHLSFINKVNYQLCQHQESFCSKNNPTSSVYMDSLQLDPGSPFGAPAMCFAPDFTTVSGNDDEGSCEVITEKYVFRSELFNVTKPYIVPAVHKERQQSNKNENLVTDYKQEVSVSVGKKRKRCIAFNQGELDAMEYHTKIRELILDGSSKLIQEGLRSGFLYPLVEKQDGSSGCITLPLDACNLSELCEMAKHLPSLNEMELQTLQLMGDDVSVIELDLSSQIIENNSSFSKMITLMGQKYLLPPQSSFLLSDISCMQPLLNCGKTFDAIVIDPPWENKSVKRSNRYSSLSPQQIKRMPIPKLAAADCLIVTWVTNRQKHLCFVKEELYPSWSVEVVAEWYWVKITNSGEFVFPLDSPHKKPYECLVLGRVKEKTPLALRNPDVRIPPVPDQKLIVSVPCVLHSHKPPLTGYLNSSFATLIPRVSNNMEYCRVVRTAFIA; via the exons ATGTCTGTGGTGCATCATTTGCCTCCTGGGTGGTTACTGGatcatctttctttcattaacAAAGTAAACTATCAACTTTGCCAGCATCAAGAGTCTTTTTGTAGTAAAAACAACCCTACTTCTTCTGTCTACATGGATTCTCTTCAGCTGGATCCCGGGTCTCCTTTTGGAGCTCCTGCTATGTGCTTTGCTCCTGACTTCACTACTGTGTCGGGCAATGACGATGAAGGAAGTTGTGAAGTGATCACCGAAAAATATGTTTTCCGATCTGAGCTATTTAATGTCACCAAACCTTACATAGTTCCAGCTGTTCACAAAGAGCGCCAACAAAGTAACAAAAACGAAAATCTAGTGACTGACTATAAACAAGAGGTCTCTGTTTCTGTTGGGAAG AAGCGTAAAAGATGCATTGCTTTCAATCAAGGTGAATTGGATGCCATGGAGTATCATACAAAG atcagAGAGCTGATTTTGGATGGATCTTCGAAGTTAATCCAAGAAGGTCTCAGAAGTGGTTTTCTTTACCCACTTGTTGAAAAACAGGATGGAAGTAGCGGATGCATCACTTTACCACTTGATGCCTGCAATTTATCAGAGTTATGTGAGATGGCAAAACATTTGCCTTCCTTAAATGAAATGGAGCTTCAAACGCTACAGTTGATGGGAGATGATGTGTCTGTTATAGAGCTGGATTTATCCTCACAGATCATTGAAAACAACTCCAGCTTTTCCAAAATGATTACTTTAATGGGACAAAAATACCTGCTGCCACCACAAAGCAGCTTTCTTTTGTCTgacatttcttgtatgcagccaCTTCTTAACT GTGGTAAGACATTTGATGCAATTGTGATTGATCCACCATGGGAGAACAAATCGGTTAAAAGAAGTAACAG gtACAGTAGTTTATCACCACAGCAGATAAAGCGAATGCCTATCCCTAAACTGGCTGCTGCTGACTGTCTCATTGTTACTTGGGTGACCAACAGGCAGAAACATCTGTGTTTTGTGAAGGAGGAACTATATCCTTCGTGGTCTGTGGAAGTTGTTGCAGAGTGGTACTGGGTAAAA atcacAAATTCAGGAGAGTTTGTGTTCCCGTTGGATTCTCCACACAAAAAGCCTTATGAATGTCTTGTACTGGGGAGAGTTAAAGAAAAAACTCCCTTAGCATTAAG GAATCCAGATGTAAGAATACCCCCAGTTCCAGATCAGAAGTTGATTGTCAGTGTGCCCTGTGTTCTTCACTCACACAAACCGCCTCTTACCG GTTATCTGAATTCTTCCTTTGCCACCCTCATTCCAAGAGTGAGTAACAATATGGAGTACTGCAGAGTGgtaaggactgctttcattgcatAG